The DNA segment GCGGCGCATCGTTCGGCGCGGTGCAGGTCGGCCACCTGCGGGCCTTGGCGGAGACCGACATCACCCCGGACTTCGTCGTGGGGACCTCGGTCGGATCGCTGAACGGCGCCGTGCTCGCCGAGCACCCGGCCACCGCACACGAACGGCTGGCGGACCTGTGGAGCGGCATGACCCGGGCCGTGGTCTTCGGCAAGATGCTCGGCACGGCCCTGAACCTCGCCAAGGGCAAAGCGTCAGCAGTCCCCAGCACCGGACTTCGGGCGGTGATCGAGAACGCCGTGGGGGCGCGGACCTTCGAGGAACTGACCCTCCCCCACACCGCCGTCACCACGGATTTCGACACCGGCGAACCCGTGCCGCTGAACTCCGGGGACCTCGTCTCGGCGCTGCTGGCCAGTGCGGCAATCCCGCTGGTATTCCCCCCGGTGCAGCGCGGCGATCGCAAACTCGTGGACGGCGGCATCGTGGCCAACGTTCCCATCGGAATCGCGGCCGCCCAGGGCGCCGCGACCATCGTGGTGCTCGACTGCGGCTTCACGGTCATGGCGCCGCAGCAGGAGGAGACGGCCACCGGACGGCTGCTGCGCACCGCCGCGATCATGGCCGCCCAGCAAGTACGCCGGGATCTGCGCACCGTGGACGACCGGGTGGTGCTGTACCTGCCCGGGCCGTGGCCGATGCGCGGGCGCCCCGACGACTTCCGCCGCGGCGCCGACAACGCAGCAACCACCTACGACCTCACGATGGCCTGGCTGCACGGGTTGAACGTGGTCGGCAGCGGGAGGTACGGTTCAGCGCCGTCGGACATGCTGATCAGGGCGAAGGTCGCGCCGTAGCGGGCCGGAGCGTGGCTCCAGTTCAACCCGGGAGAGATCGGGACAGCCGGGAGAGATCCAACCGGTCCTTATCGCTCCCCGATGGAGGCAACTCTCCCACCTGCAAGAACCGCGGCCACCAGAGCGATCCAACCCCCAGCCACACCCGGGGGCGATCCGGCACCAGAGGACTCTCCCGCCCTGCGCTGACCGACCGGCCGCGAGCCTCAGGCCTCCGACATCTCCGCACGCTTGGCCAGCGCCAACTCCCGCACCCGAGCCAGATCCTCATCGGTGTAGACGCCGTTGACGCCGCTGATCGTCGCGAGCTTCATGCCGTGCTTGAGGCCCAACTTGTAGATCTCCTTGACCTTCGCCCACTCGATGTTGCGGCCGATGGTGAAGGTCTCGTACCTGCCCTCAAGGGCCAGCACGATGGTCTCCGCCAGGCACGCGTAGGCGACGCCGGGCGGCAGGCCGATGTTGCCCATGTGGACATCGCCGGGCAGATGGATCTCGCCGGACTCCACCACCAGCACGTCGGGCCGCTTGGCGACGTCCTCGGCGGACAGGTCCAGCGGCCTGGCGACGTCGGTGATCACCGCGCCGGGCTTGACCTGCATGATGTCCAGCACCCGCTTGCCCGCCCCGGAGGTGGCGGTCACGATGGCGTCCATGTCGGGCAGGGCCTCATCGGGGGTGGCAGCGACGTAGATCTTCGCCCGCGGATTCTCACTCTCGATGTCGGCCTTGAGTGCGAGCAACTTGGCCGCCTCCGGGCTGACCATCCACAACTCGTCGCACGCCATGGCCAGCAGCCGCGCGCACACCGAGCCGATGGCGCCCGTGGCCCCGACGACCATGGCCTTGCCCAGCAGCCGGCCCTGCTCGTCGACGTCGGAGATCCCGAGCCGTCGCAGCGCGTCGTGCAGAGCCCACAGCGCACCTGAGGCGCTGTAACTGTTGCCCGTGGTGATCGGCAACGGGGCGCGCTTGGCGACCGTGACCCCCGCGTCCCCCACGACCTTCGTGAACGCGCCGAGGCCCATGATCTGGGCGCCGAGCTTCTTGGCCATGTCGGCGGCCTGCAACAGCCGCTTGTAGGTGAACTCGGGGTCATGGGCGAGCAGTTGCTTCGGGGTACCGCCCACCGTGATGAGCCAACCCTCCGCCTCGGCCCCGGTCGGGGACTTGACCCCGCTGATGTGGCTGTAGGTGAACGGTGGGGCATACGCGATCGCCTTCTCCACACCGTCCATGACCACCTGCGGCGAGATCTTGGCCATCGTGTTCAGCGGCTCGACGTTGCGCAGGTACTGCTGCGACAGCGGGTGGATGACGAACGCGAAACGGCTCTTGCGCTTGAACCCGCCCGGGTACAGCGAGCGCGGCTCCAGTCCGGCCGAGGTGATCATGTCGAGCAGGTCGTCATCGGTCAGGCGCGCCTCCTCGGCGCCGGTGACCGCGAGCATGAGGGCTTCGAGGACCGCGGCGTTGACCGTGACGCCTTCGAACGGCTGGGGGGTGTCGTCGAGGACGAGGTCGACACCCAGGCGGTGCAACTCGTCGAGGCGCTCGTCGGAGACCGCCGAGGTGATGAGGGTCTTGCCGGCCAGTTCCTCCAGGCCGAACATCATCAACTCGTCGTACGTGGCGACCAGGACGTCGGCATCACGCACGGCCCTGCGCAGCAGGGACTGGTTGAAGCGGCGGCCCGGCGCGGTGATCGGCGTGCTGACCTGGTCCGGCACCCGGTCGAGGAACCACGTGCTCACCCCGAGGAACCGGTCAAGGGCGTTGAACGAGTCCAGCATCGACGGCAGGCCCATCTGCAGCACCGCGTCGGCGAATCGGATGTTGTCGGTGAACTCGGAGAGCACGCGTGCGGTCCGGCGGTGGTGGGAGCCGCCGAGCACAACCGTGCGGGCATTGCTGAACAGTCCGGGCTGGTCGGCCTGCACCTTACGGACCGTCCACTCCTGCAGGACGTCGCGCAGACGGTGGCCGTTCGTCGTGGGGACCTCACCGGTGGCGGACTCCAGACGACGCAGCGCCGCCTTCTCATCGCCGGACAGGATCCCGACCGTGCGCGCGTCCCGCGCACCGGTGATGGCGAACACCGTTGTGCCCGGCATCCACTCCTTGATCATCTGCTCGGCACGGTCGACATCCCCGTCGGCCCCGAGGCGCAGAATGCGGAAATCGTTCTCCAGGAAGGTCACCGCGGTGTCGTAGTTTCGATCGGAGTCGGCCAGACTCACGTCGACCACTGCGGGCAGTTCCACTGCCTTCTTCTTGCGCGCCACGGGCTCCTACTTTCGTCAGTAATTCGGGTCGAACAAGCCGGCCGCTGTGCGCAGGCCCGAGGTGTAGGCCTGCACGTCCAGAACCGCCGGACCCACGATCTGTGTCACAGACTGCTGCAGATCGGGGGCGGCGATCAACTCGGCGGCGGCCGCCACCAAGCCTTCGTACGCTTCAACGCCCGCACGCAGCCGCGCGGCGACCTCGATGCTCGCGTGGTGGGCTACGGTGGCGGCTTGGGTGCCCGGCATCTGCTGGGTCGTCCGGTACAGCGTGCCGAGGCGTTCGACCAGGGATCGCAGAGCTGGGTCGACCTCGGCCAGGGCCCTGCGGAGCTGCTGCCCGGCGTCGGGGTGCATCTGGTCGACCAGGGGCAGCAGATCGTCCCAGCGGTGTGCCGCCCGCGACCAGCGCGCGACCTCCGCGGAACCCGGGGTCCCGGCCGGCAGCGGCTCGACGGGCAGGGCGGGGAGTTCCGGCATGGCCGGGGCCTGCAGGTGCTCCCGCTTCTCCTTGGTCAGGTAGGCGAACATCCCGGAGAACCCGGCGACGGTGAACCACAGCAGGGAGGGCTGCGGGGTGACGGCGCCCACGACCCCCAT comes from the Micrococcales bacterium genome and includes:
- a CDS encoding patatin-like phospholipase family protein encodes the protein MARLRIADSLPRPIAYVLGGGASFGAVQVGHLRALAETDITPDFVVGTSVGSLNGAVLAEHPATAHERLADLWSGMTRAVVFGKMLGTALNLAKGKASAVPSTGLRAVIENAVGARTFEELTLPHTAVTTDFDTGEPVPLNSGDLVSALLASAAIPLVFPPVQRGDRKLVDGGIVANVPIGIAAAQGAATIVVLDCGFTVMAPQQEETATGRLLRTAAIMAAQQVRRDLRTVDDRVVLYLPGPWPMRGRPDDFRRGADNAATTYDLTMAWLHGLNVVGSGRYGSAPSDMLIRAKVAP
- a CDS encoding dehydrogenase; translated protein: MPAVVDVSLADSDRNYDTAVTFLENDFRILRLGADGDVDRAEQMIKEWMPGTTVFAITGARDARTVGILSGDEKAALRRLESATGEVPTTNGHRLRDVLQEWTVRKVQADQPGLFSNARTVVLGGSHHRRTARVLSEFTDNIRFADAVLQMGLPSMLDSFNALDRFLGVSTWFLDRVPDQVSTPITAPGRRFNQSLLRRAVRDADVLVATYDELMMFGLEELAGKTLITSAVSDERLDELHRLGVDLVLDDTPQPFEGVTVNAAVLEALMLAVTGAEEARLTDDDLLDMITSAGLEPRSLYPGGFKRKSRFAFVIHPLSQQYLRNVEPLNTMAKISPQVVMDGVEKAIAYAPPFTYSHISGVKSPTGAEAEGWLITVGGTPKQLLAHDPEFTYKRLLQAADMAKKLGAQIMGLGAFTKVVGDAGVTVAKRAPLPITTGNSYSASGALWALHDALRRLGISDVDEQGRLLGKAMVVGATGAIGSVCARLLAMACDELWMVSPEAAKLLALKADIESENPRAKIYVAATPDEALPDMDAIVTATSGAGKRVLDIMQVKPGAVITDVARPLDLSAEDVAKRPDVLVVESGEIHLPGDVHMGNIGLPPGVAYACLAETIVLALEGRYETFTIGRNIEWAKVKEIYKLGLKHGMKLATISGVNGVYTDEDLARVRELALAKRAEMSEA